In bacterium, the following are encoded in one genomic region:
- a CDS encoding acyltransferase → MKFLSIADDVRLGEGVKIFNFVNLYGCEIGDYTKIGTFVEIQKGATVGKHCKISSHTFICEGVHIEDNCFIGHNVTFINDKYPRATNADGSMQTETDWACVPTYVRKGASIGSSSTILCGITIGENAIIGAGAVVTKDVPADTVVAGCPARVLRKME, encoded by the coding sequence ATGAAATTTCTCAGCATCGCCGATGATGTTAGACTGGGGGAAGGCGTCAAGATCTTTAATTTTGTCAATCTCTATGGCTGCGAGATCGGTGATTATACCAAAATCGGCACTTTCGTAGAGATCCAGAAAGGGGCGACGGTGGGCAAACATTGCAAGATCTCCAGCCACACCTTCATCTGCGAGGGGGTCCATATCGAAGACAATTGCTTCATCGGCCACAATGTCACCTTCATCAACGACAAGTATCCACGCGCAACCAACGCCGACGGCAGCATGCAGACCGAGACGGACTGGGCCTGTGTGCCCACTTACGTGCGCAAGGGAGCCTCGATCGGCTCCAGCTCGACTATTCTCTGCGGCATCACCATCGGCGAAAATGCCATCATTGGTGCGGGCGCGGTGGTGACCAAAGATGTGCCGGCCGATACGGTGGTCGCCGGTTGCCCGGCGCGGGTACTGCGCAAGATGGAGTAG
- a CDS encoding capsule assembly Wzi family protein, which translates to MAITFIPKQRSCSCILPASGCLILLLLLLITIAPAQTLRSTHWSEDYIRYLQARGTLWNFSPFLRPHTVGAVAEGLTGVEPHARFLASALISRRLEPGEASIGLVSENTLANSGVGLPFRSTAVKDFAGAAPPWLYHGRQRLEMAIRPRRCLTVYNSVLLDNRLDENPRYLGIRQGGLAAYTERAALHLQHHGFSATFGRDYLRIGPGLDASLLISEHSRPLDQIALGYENRWLRYDVIAATLDATAWVQEGAPPRQNRYLALHHLQVRPLERLYIGISEAMLYSSSAPEFNYLNPILAYYGEVTNGPIGGNCLGSLHVAALPVRNLTLYADLLIDDIQLEKSGPGDLEPAEYGLMAGFRWADPFHFAGCDLFSEYTRITNRTYNGQGGPWEKWLHRNEPVAHFLGNDFDRWLGGFSWWPRPAWRAVLLVDLRRRGEGRIERAFDTPWMEIPLGQEYSEPFPTGLVEKSSCCSLELSWQPCAMVLTYSRIGYGAVTDAENQRGVHRHEWQGALGVELDLYHTIKIE; encoded by the coding sequence ATGGCCATCACGTTCATCCCCAAACAGCGATCCTGCTCCTGCATTCTTCCGGCTTCCGGCTGCCTCATCCTCCTGTTGCTCTTGCTGATCACGATCGCCCCCGCCCAAACCCTGCGCTCTACCCACTGGTCCGAGGACTATATCCGCTATCTCCAGGCGCGCGGCACACTCTGGAATTTCTCCCCTTTTTTGCGGCCGCATACGGTTGGTGCCGTGGCTGAAGGATTGACCGGGGTTGAGCCGCACGCCCGGTTCCTTGCCAGCGCCCTGATAAGCCGGCGGCTGGAGCCGGGCGAAGCTTCGATTGGACTGGTCTCTGAAAATACCCTCGCCAACAGCGGCGTCGGCCTGCCCTTCCGCAGCACCGCCGTGAAGGATTTCGCCGGTGCAGCACCGCCTTGGCTTTACCACGGCCGCCAGCGCCTCGAGATGGCTATCCGGCCACGGCGCTGCCTGACGGTTTACAACAGCGTGCTCCTCGATAACCGGCTGGATGAGAATCCCCGGTATCTCGGTATCCGCCAGGGCGGCCTGGCCGCTTACACCGAACGCGCTGCCCTACACCTGCAGCATCATGGATTCTCCGCCACCTTCGGCCGCGACTATCTGCGGATCGGTCCCGGGCTTGATGCCAGCCTGCTGATCTCGGAACACAGCCGGCCCCTGGATCAGATCGCCCTCGGTTACGAGAACCGCTGGTTGCGCTATGACGTCATCGCCGCCACACTCGATGCCACCGCCTGGGTGCAGGAGGGCGCCCCGCCGCGGCAGAACCGCTACCTCGCCCTGCATCATCTTCAGGTGCGGCCGCTCGAGCGGCTCTATATCGGGATCAGCGAGGCCATGCTTTACAGCAGCAGCGCTCCGGAGTTCAATTACCTCAATCCGATTCTGGCCTACTATGGCGAGGTGACCAACGGCCCGATCGGTGGCAACTGCCTCGGCAGCCTACACGTCGCGGCCTTGCCTGTTCGCAACCTGACGCTCTATGCCGATCTGCTCATCGATGACATCCAGCTCGAAAAGAGCGGTCCGGGCGACCTCGAACCCGCGGAATACGGCTTGATGGCGGGCTTCCGCTGGGCTGATCCTTTCCACTTCGCGGGCTGTGATCTCTTCAGCGAATATACCCGCATCACCAATCGCACCTACAACGGCCAGGGGGGGCCCTGGGAGAAGTGGTTGCATCGCAATGAGCCTGTCGCACACTTCCTCGGTAACGATTTCGACCGCTGGCTGGGCGGCTTTTCCTGGTGGCCCCGACCGGCATGGCGCGCGGTACTGCTGGTTGATCTGCGCCGCCGCGGCGAGGGGCGCATCGAAAGGGCCTTCGATACCCCCTGGATGGAGATCCCGCTCGGCCAGGAGTACAGCGAGCCTTTTCCGACCGGCCTCGTCGAGAAAAGCAGCTGCTGCAGTCTGGAGCTGAGCTGGCAGCCGTGTGCGATGGTGCTGACGTATAGCCGGATCGGATATGGGGCCGTCACCGATGCGGAGAACCAGCGCGGCGTACACCGCCACGAATGGCAAGGCGCTCTGGGCGTCGAATTGGATCTTTACCATACAATCAAGATAGAGTAA
- a CDS encoding class IV adenylate cyclase, with amino-acid sequence MEEVPLRNIEIKARIESIELMAPRVAVLADKEPVELDQDDTFFRCPAGRLKLRAWPAGDGVLIYYQRPDCSGPKESFYVLADTHEPDALREVLTHAYGQIGRVRKHRTLFWRGRTRIHLDHVEGLGTFLELEVMLEEGEPAEVGEEVARELMERLGIAPEQLIEVAYLDLLEAKSTPGGE; translated from the coding sequence ATGGAGGAGGTCCCTTTGCGTAACATCGAGATCAAGGCTCGCATCGAGAGCATCGAGCTGATGGCGCCGCGGGTGGCGGTGCTGGCGGACAAGGAACCCGTTGAACTGGATCAGGATGACACCTTTTTCCGCTGCCCTGCCGGCCGTCTCAAACTACGGGCGTGGCCGGCCGGCGATGGCGTGCTGATATACTACCAAAGGCCGGACTGTTCCGGGCCAAAGGAATCCTTTTACGTGCTGGCTGATACCCACGAACCCGATGCCCTGCGCGAGGTGCTGACCCATGCGTACGGCCAGATCGGCCGGGTGCGCAAGCACCGCACCCTCTTCTGGCGCGGCCGGACGCGCATCCACCTCGATCACGTCGAAGGATTGGGCACGTTTCTCGAGCTGGAGGTCATGCTGGAAGAAGGCGAGCCGGCTGAGGTTGGGGAGGAGGTCGCCCGCGAGCTGATGGAGCGGCTTGGCATTGCCCCTGAGCAGTTGATCGAAGTCGCCTACCTCGATCTGCTGGAGGCAAAAAGCACGCCGGGCGGTGAATAA
- a CDS encoding T9SS type A sorting domain-containing protein: MLKRYFLAIILIYLQSIQAQNLFVTGQEADIILPYSPVSNASALHMPGRIACDSTHLYVADIRNNRVLIWNSIPTTNNQPADVVLGQPDFGSHDAGLGPSSLNWPYSVYSDGQHLFVADTYNHRVLIWNSIPTLNGQPADIVLGQDDFYTVNPILGPTFIFEPWDVCFDGNRLYVACARRGVLVWEGLPHTNNQPADMILGQKDFFSYAPRQPLSWNFESPRAVASDGMRVVVMDYLLHRLLVWNTPPVENGQDADLVLGQKDFYSEDPGWSTIQPAHGGMWLYGDMLFSAGGETYLWKSFPTVNNQPPDAKLPWTLSQGICYNGKYLFVANEPNNRILVYDQLPTSISPDDPAPQPIAVVGQKDLNSNNLYGRQGVGTAPSTMFSTGSKLLLGGDLFSRVLIYQDMPEQDGVPADNIISMYEWNDIPERIPPGEDAPMTQLGQSWSDGIRFFLPDVVKGILLWNQIPTSDHVWYDQILCPGGRCGSFVHDGGEWGVAVHHDKLFVNEVNSQRIAIWNKLPVDGQSQDPDVVLNLNFHPFAISTDGKRLVAGSDRGVAIWNSLPTSNDQPYDFLLSGTPTNPINMALGIYLYDDRLFVCDTDGHRICIFNEFPTATDQPYDVVLGQKDFEGRLPATTRSRLSSPKYLCFDGEYLWVAEYKFSDRLLGFKANIEPVAPATPSNLQAEVVADQRINLSWTDHASNERGFVLEVKAEDATGYQVYGKLAGNIDFFPLSGLKQNTTYSFRIKAFNSYGESAYSNECMVQTLLAENHPPSNPENPYPLDRSFQNNEWFLFNWDCIDPDPGDVIVYDLYLGNIDPPPLYASNLNTSLYHREYLSLAGGAKYFWQIKARDLAGAISASPIWTFETSHAVNQVYLNVLEMKGGTTNPPPGKWQFDKDHCTYTIALPDSVHFFSHWTGNLPDSLISQNPLYLKLSQDGEIVPHFISKYTGVAKDHGKPETFRLEQNYPNPFNAQSIVTYSLPEKGKVNLSIYNTRGELVEEIINTVQNAGSYHRTIDSRSHASGIYFMVLKVENLNICFRECKKMVLIK; the protein is encoded by the coding sequence ATGCTTAAGCGATATTTTCTCGCTATTATCCTCATTTACCTGCAGTCTATCCAAGCACAAAATTTGTTTGTAACTGGTCAAGAGGCGGATATTATCCTGCCCTACAGTCCGGTCAGCAATGCCTCGGCTTTGCATATGCCAGGCAGAATAGCGTGCGACAGCACCCACCTGTATGTAGCGGACATTCGCAACAACCGCGTGCTGATTTGGAACTCTATCCCTACTACAAACAATCAGCCAGCAGACGTCGTCCTGGGTCAACCCGACTTTGGCAGCCACGATGCCGGCCTGGGACCTTCCAGTCTGAATTGGCCCTACAGTGTTTACTCAGACGGCCAACATCTTTTTGTAGCAGATACCTACAACCATCGCGTGCTCATCTGGAACAGCATCCCCACCCTGAATGGCCAGCCCGCCGACATTGTTCTGGGACAGGATGATTTCTATACAGTCAACCCAATCCTGGGCCCAACCTTTATCTTCGAGCCTTGGGATGTTTGCTTCGATGGTAATAGGCTATATGTCGCTTGCGCAAGACGGGGCGTTCTGGTATGGGAGGGCTTGCCGCATACCAATAACCAGCCAGCCGATATGATTCTCGGTCAAAAAGATTTTTTCAGCTATGCACCACGGCAGCCACTATCCTGGAACTTTGAGTCCCCGCGCGCCGTCGCCTCCGATGGTATGCGGGTGGTGGTGATGGATTATCTGCTGCATCGTCTTCTAGTCTGGAATACTCCACCGGTCGAGAATGGTCAAGACGCCGACCTGGTTTTGGGTCAGAAAGATTTTTACTCCGAAGATCCAGGTTGGTCAACGATTCAACCCGCGCACGGCGGTATGTGGTTGTATGGGGACATGCTCTTCAGTGCCGGCGGCGAAACCTATCTTTGGAAGTCATTCCCGACCGTGAACAATCAACCTCCCGATGCAAAATTGCCGTGGACCTTGAGCCAGGGGATTTGCTATAATGGAAAGTATCTGTTCGTCGCCAATGAACCGAACAACCGTATTCTGGTTTATGACCAACTGCCCACCAGCATATCACCCGATGATCCCGCACCGCAACCCATTGCGGTGGTCGGTCAAAAAGATCTCAATTCGAACAATCTTTATGGCCGGCAGGGTGTGGGCACCGCCCCTTCTACCATGTTCAGCACCGGCAGCAAACTGTTGCTCGGCGGCGATCTTTTTTCCAGGGTCCTCATCTATCAGGATATGCCCGAACAGGACGGCGTACCTGCAGATAACATCATCTCCATGTATGAATGGAATGATATCCCGGAGCGTATACCACCGGGCGAAGACGCACCGATGACGCAACTGGGACAATCCTGGAGTGATGGCATTCGTTTTTTTCTACCAGATGTTGTAAAAGGCATCTTGCTCTGGAATCAAATTCCTACCAGCGATCACGTATGGTATGATCAAATCCTCTGCCCAGGCGGCCGCTGCGGGTCCTTTGTTCATGACGGTGGAGAGTGGGGCGTTGCCGTGCATCATGACAAGTTATTCGTTAACGAAGTCAACAGCCAAAGGATCGCCATCTGGAATAAACTGCCGGTGGATGGACAGTCCCAAGATCCAGATGTGGTCCTTAATTTAAATTTCCACCCCTTTGCCATATCAACGGATGGAAAGCGTTTGGTGGCCGGAAGCGACCGTGGGGTGGCCATTTGGAATTCACTGCCCACGTCCAATGACCAGCCTTATGATTTTCTGCTGTCCGGCACTCCCACCAATCCCATCAATATGGCATTGGGCATCTATCTTTATGACGACCGGCTTTTTGTTTGTGATACGGATGGACATCGTATCTGCATTTTCAATGAATTCCCCACGGCAACTGATCAGCCCTATGATGTTGTGTTGGGACAGAAGGACTTTGAGGGCCGGTTGCCTGCCACGACGCGGTCGAGATTATCCTCGCCGAAATACCTCTGTTTTGATGGTGAATATCTGTGGGTTGCAGAATACAAATTCAGCGACCGGCTGCTTGGTTTTAAAGCCAATATCGAGCCGGTTGCACCTGCAACGCCCTCTAATTTGCAAGCTGAGGTGGTGGCGGACCAGCGCATCAATCTCAGTTGGACCGATCATGCCTCAAATGAAAGGGGCTTTGTTCTTGAAGTCAAGGCAGAGGATGCAACGGGTTACCAAGTATATGGGAAATTGGCTGGAAATATCGACTTTTTCCCGCTTTCCGGGCTCAAACAGAATACAACCTATTCCTTCAGGATAAAAGCGTTCAACAGCTATGGCGAATCGGCCTATTCGAATGAGTGCATGGTTCAAACTCTGCTGGCAGAGAACCATCCGCCCAGCAATCCTGAAAATCCCTATCCGCTGGATAGAAGTTTTCAAAACAACGAATGGTTTCTGTTCAATTGGGATTGCATTGATCCTGATCCGGGAGATGTCATAGTTTATGATTTGTATCTTGGTAACATCGACCCACCGCCGCTCTATGCCAGCAATTTAAATACAAGCCTGTACCATAGAGAATATCTATCTCTCGCAGGTGGCGCAAAATACTTCTGGCAAATCAAGGCCAGGGATCTAGCCGGAGCAATCTCTGCAAGTCCGATCTGGACATTCGAAACCAGCCATGCGGTCAATCAGGTCTATTTGAATGTCCTGGAGATGAAGGGCGGTACAACCAATCCTCCGCCTGGCAAATGGCAGTTTGACAAGGATCACTGCACCTATACGATTGCCCTCCCTGATTCCGTTCATTTTTTCAGTCACTGGACAGGGAATCTTCCAGACAGTCTGATTTCGCAAAATCCTTTGTATCTGAAATTGTCTCAGGACGGTGAAATAGTCCCGCATTTTATTTCCAAATATACTGGCGTCGCCAAAGATCATGGGAAGCCGGAGACTTTCCGGCTGGAGCAAAATTATCCCAATCCATTCAATGCACAAAGTATAGTCACTTATTCATTGCCCGAAAAAGGCAAGGTTAATCTTTCGATTTATAACACACGGGGTGAGCTGGTCGAAGAAATAATTAATACGGTACAGAATGCCGGCAGCTATCACAGAACGATCGATTCTCGATCGCACGCTTCAGGCATCTATTTTATGGTATTAAAAGTTGAAAATTTAAATATCTGCTTTCGGGAATGCAAAAAAATGGTTTTGATCAAATAA
- a CDS encoding pentapeptide repeat-containing protein, with amino-acid sequence MRSPDEIIIMGLPLDRILASHAGWLREHLNHTAGDAAMLNNAVLAGVDLKKTELSGAALGMADLSGAELQDAALAGAFLGFAQLANAKLAGADLHDAHLWKADLSGADLRGANLHRSNPAGAIFRQANLQGADLSKAALHEADFDGADLTNANLQEANLLRVKNLSEAKGLESADFTGAVLDQPTRSFLAGLNQTVSSDDPPQRP; translated from the coding sequence ATGAGATCGCCCGACGAAATCATCATTATGGGCCTGCCCCTCGACCGGATCCTCGCCTCCCATGCCGGCTGGCTGCGTGAACATCTGAACCACACGGCCGGCGACGCGGCCATGCTCAACAACGCCGTCCTGGCCGGGGTGGATCTGAAAAAAACCGAACTTTCCGGCGCCGCCCTCGGCATGGCCGATCTCAGCGGCGCAGAGCTGCAGGACGCCGCGCTGGCCGGGGCATTCCTCGGCTTTGCCCAGCTGGCCAACGCCAAACTCGCCGGCGCTGATCTCCATGATGCCCACCTCTGGAAAGCCGACCTCAGCGGCGCCGATCTTCGTGGCGCCAACCTCCACCGTTCCAATCCGGCCGGCGCGATTTTCCGCCAGGCCAACCTGCAAGGGGCGGATCTCTCTAAGGCCGCGCTCCATGAGGCCGATTTCGATGGCGCGGATCTTACCAACGCCAACCTCCAGGAGGCCAACCTCCTGCGCGTGAAAAATCTCTCTGAGGCGAAGGGACTGGAGTCTGCCGATTTCACGGGCGCCGTCCTGGATCAGCCGACGCGCTCTTTCCTCGCTGGCCTCAACCAGACGGTCTCCTCCGATGACCCGCCACAAAGGCCTTGA
- a CDS encoding Gfo/Idh/MocA family oxidoreductase has translation MLNIGVIGVGYWGPNLIRNFDGCGQTQMVIASDLKPERLAFIQKKYPALRTTSDYLDIINDPAIDAVAISTPVFTHYQLAKEALLAGKHVFLEKPMTSTSQQAEELVNLAAQKKLTLMLDHTFIYTGAVQLMKKLIDAGEIGDLYYFDSVRINLGLFQHDVNVIWDLAPHDISIMDHLLQLNPESVVATGADHVGKGHEDVAYLTVYFPNNVIAHIHANWLSPVKIRQTLIAGTKKMIVWDDNLPNDKIKIYDSGITVNRTKDEIYDTLIQYRTGDMWAPKVPLTEALSLEVNHFAECIQTGKTPLTDGVAGLNVVRILEASEQSIKARGKEIRLA, from the coding sequence ATGCTCAACATCGGTGTGATCGGCGTCGGATATTGGGGCCCCAATCTCATTCGTAATTTTGACGGCTGCGGCCAGACCCAAATGGTCATCGCCTCAGACCTCAAGCCGGAGCGACTCGCCTTCATCCAGAAGAAGTATCCGGCCCTGAGAACCACCTCCGACTATCTCGATATCATCAACGATCCAGCCATCGACGCCGTAGCCATCTCCACGCCGGTTTTTACCCATTACCAACTGGCGAAAGAGGCCCTGCTCGCCGGCAAACATGTCTTTCTTGAAAAACCGATGACCTCCACTTCGCAGCAGGCCGAGGAGCTGGTCAACCTCGCTGCGCAGAAAAAGCTCACTCTGATGCTCGACCACACCTTCATCTATACCGGTGCAGTGCAGCTGATGAAAAAGCTGATCGACGCCGGCGAGATCGGCGACCTCTATTATTTCGATTCAGTGCGCATCAACCTCGGCCTCTTCCAGCATGACGTCAACGTCATCTGGGATCTGGCGCCCCATGATATCTCGATCATGGATCATCTCCTCCAACTCAATCCGGAGAGCGTCGTCGCCACCGGGGCCGATCACGTCGGCAAGGGGCACGAGGATGTGGCCTACCTCACGGTCTATTTCCCCAACAATGTCATCGCCCATATCCATGCCAACTGGCTCTCCCCGGTTAAAATCCGCCAGACGCTGATCGCCGGGACCAAAAAGATGATCGTTTGGGATGATAACCTCCCGAATGACAAAATAAAGATTTACGATTCGGGCATCACCGTCAACCGCACCAAGGACGAGATCTACGATACCCTGATCCAGTACCGGACCGGCGACATGTGGGCGCCCAAGGTGCCGCTGACGGAGGCCCTCAGTCTCGAGGTAAACCATTTTGCGGAGTGCATACAGACCGGAAAAACTCCGCTTACCGACGGGGTGGCCGGCTTGAATGTGGTGCGCATCCTCGAGGCCTCGGAGCAGTCGATCAAGGCGCGTGGAAAGGAAATACGGCTGGCGTAG
- a CDS encoding Sb-PDE family phosphodiesterase: MKQMRAFYLQILLITILYALPLPAQRRIYHLPDLDGRVTLKCDFHLHTVFSDGDVWPRVRVDEAWRDGLDAISITDHLEYQPHKDYIPKDHNAAWRLAEESAREKNILFIRGAEITRQMPPGHLNALFITNASVLDQPDFLAVIEAAVKQGAFILYNHPGWKSQEPDGLPKLYEIHKQLFDKGWLHGIEFYNYDEFYPMVLEFCKQYKLAVIGNSDMHGYISEEYFKAPGDHRPMTLVFARERTLGALREALFEGETLVWYGENLAGRDNLALAFFMKSVTLARPHHQDSKNLYLEMTNHSDISWKLVNGLPGTPAVLTLPAHTIAQVTIAKSFTGPLEYDVENVLTGEKTVLHIAIPHP, encoded by the coding sequence ATGAAACAGATGAGAGCTTTTTATCTCCAGATTCTGCTGATCACCATCCTTTACGCGCTGCCCCTGCCGGCTCAGCGGCGGATCTATCACCTGCCCGACCTTGACGGACGGGTGACACTGAAATGCGATTTTCATCTGCACACCGTTTTCTCCGACGGAGATGTTTGGCCCCGCGTACGCGTGGACGAGGCCTGGCGCGATGGCCTGGATGCCATCTCCATCACCGACCATCTGGAATATCAGCCGCACAAGGATTATATCCCGAAGGACCACAACGCCGCCTGGAGGCTCGCCGAGGAAAGCGCCCGCGAGAAAAACATCCTGTTCATCCGCGGCGCCGAGATCACCCGCCAAATGCCGCCAGGCCACCTGAACGCTCTCTTCATCACAAACGCTTCTGTGCTGGACCAGCCCGATTTTCTCGCCGTCATCGAGGCGGCGGTGAAACAGGGCGCCTTCATCCTCTACAACCATCCCGGCTGGAAATCCCAGGAGCCTGACGGATTGCCCAAGCTTTATGAAATTCATAAGCAGCTTTTTGATAAAGGATGGCTGCACGGCATCGAATTTTATAATTACGACGAGTTCTATCCCATGGTGCTGGAATTCTGCAAACAGTACAAGCTGGCCGTGATAGGCAACAGCGATATGCACGGGTACATCAGTGAGGAATATTTTAAAGCCCCGGGGGATCACCGTCCCATGACTCTGGTCTTCGCCAGGGAGCGAACGCTTGGAGCCCTGCGCGAGGCCCTTTTCGAGGGCGAAACCCTGGTCTGGTACGGGGAGAACCTGGCCGGCCGCGACAATCTGGCGTTGGCCTTTTTTATGAAAAGCGTCACTCTTGCCAGGCCGCATCATCAGGACAGCAAGAATCTCTACCTGGAGATGACCAACCACTCGGACATCTCCTGGAAACTCGTCAACGGCCTCCCGGGCACGCCGGCCGTTCTGACCCTGCCGGCGCACACCATCGCTCAGGTGACCATCGCAAAAAGCTTCACCGGCCCACTGGAGTATGACGTCGAAAATGTCCTGACGGGCGAAAAGACGGTATTGCACATTGCGATACCGCATCCATGA
- a CDS encoding WecB/TagA/CpsF family glycosyltransferase, whose translation MYSGDERMAPASNPAFIHILGSRIDTIPSYRAAFEILLRSCRQETGPAQITVNNAHTMVEGARRPEFRRIINASLLSLADGRPLSLIGWLKGAREMHRIFGPTLLEQTLDWGRPERIRHFFFGNTPETLARMEKVIRQRYPGALIAGMISPPFRAFTEAENRRWLEEMRQADADLIWVSLGAPRQEEWIFRNLHSLDRGLFIGIGAGFSYLAGTIKHAPAWMKYMALEWFYRLLQEPNRLWRRYVKNNTLFIFYTLHEWLTGTLPGGRSEEMN comes from the coding sequence ATGTATTCGGGCGATGAGCGCATGGCCCCGGCTTCCAATCCCGCATTCATCCATATCCTTGGATCGCGGATCGATACGATCCCGTCCTATCGGGCGGCATTTGAGATCCTGCTCCGAAGTTGCCGGCAGGAGACCGGACCGGCGCAGATCACTGTCAATAACGCCCACACCATGGTCGAAGGGGCACGGCGGCCGGAGTTCCGCCGCATTATCAACGCTTCGCTGCTCTCGCTGGCCGACGGGCGGCCGCTTTCGCTCATCGGCTGGCTCAAGGGCGCCCGGGAGATGCACCGCATCTTCGGACCGACCTTGCTCGAACAGACCCTGGATTGGGGCCGGCCGGAGAGGATCCGCCACTTTTTCTTCGGCAATACACCGGAGACTCTGGCCCGGATGGAAAAGGTCATCCGGCAGCGTTATCCCGGGGCTCTCATCGCCGGCATGATTTCACCGCCCTTCCGGGCATTCACAGAGGCCGAGAACCGGAGATGGCTGGAGGAGATGCGTCAGGCCGACGCGGATCTCATTTGGGTCTCGCTCGGCGCGCCCAGGCAGGAGGAGTGGATCTTCCGGAACCTCCACAGCCTCGACCGTGGGCTTTTCATCGGCATCGGCGCTGGATTTTCCTACCTCGCCGGCACCATCAAGCATGCCCCGGCCTGGATGAAGTACATGGCCCTGGAGTGGTTCTACCGCCTCCTCCAGGAACCCAACCGCCTCTGGCGGCGTTATGTGAAAAACAACACGCTCTTCATTTTCTACACCTTGCACGAATGGCTGACCGGCACACTCCCAGGCGGACGCTCCGAAGAGATGAATTAA
- a CDS encoding sugar transferase: MKQSPVKFSTLVQVAADFGTLLIALYLSYWLWELSPFRLNLDIIWPTWLQAVLVSLLFILLFYLHGGYERKTSILNVRARKNLISAMLLGCALVIVYSFFTRRIALGRLQVFYLFILMLLLITLQRHFFDRMHTMLLRRGIGARRVLIFGAGDTGERIARALQQYPKMGYLPVGFIDDYKKSKREADNPLPILGSLAELRYIIKETRAEEMIIAIPSAPPSRMQEVMRGCDTAGLPYRYVPNLYDTAIQRIRTEVIDGVPVFGLARLHYSPVSALVKRLFDLVISVLVILVCAPLVLLIGMAIRLETPGPVIFKHLRTGKGGKSFLIWKFRTMHLGTDPYAVHPQDRRDPRITRVGRVLRRTSLDELPQFWNVLRGDMSIVGPRPEMPFIVANYTELQRERLNVRPGITGLWQISADRAVPIHENIDHDLFYIQNQSLLLDLIIIAKTFWVAVAGLGK; the protein is encoded by the coding sequence ATGAAGCAGAGCCCTGTCAAGTTCAGCACCCTGGTACAGGTCGCCGCCGATTTTGGCACGCTCCTCATCGCCCTCTACCTCAGCTACTGGCTGTGGGAACTCTCTCCCTTTCGTCTCAACCTCGATATCATCTGGCCGACTTGGCTACAAGCTGTCCTCGTCAGCTTGCTCTTCATCCTGCTTTTCTATCTTCACGGCGGCTATGAGCGCAAGACCAGTATTCTCAACGTCCGCGCCCGCAAGAACCTGATCAGCGCCATGCTCCTCGGCTGCGCCCTGGTGATCGTCTATTCCTTTTTTACCCGCCGGATCGCTCTCGGCCGCCTGCAGGTATTTTACCTTTTCATCCTGATGCTGCTGCTCATCACCCTGCAGCGCCATTTTTTCGACCGGATGCATACCATGCTGCTGCGCCGCGGCATCGGCGCCCGGCGCGTGCTGATCTTCGGGGCCGGCGATACCGGCGAGCGCATCGCCCGCGCCTTGCAGCAGTATCCCAAGATGGGATACCTTCCGGTCGGCTTCATCGATGATTATAAAAAGTCGAAGAGAGAAGCGGACAACCCCCTGCCGATCCTGGGCAGCCTTGCAGAGCTGCGCTATATCATCAAAGAGACCCGAGCCGAGGAGATGATCATCGCCATTCCCTCGGCACCGCCGAGCCGGATGCAGGAGGTGATGCGCGGCTGCGACACCGCCGGCCTACCGTACCGCTATGTCCCCAATCTCTATGACACCGCCATCCAGCGGATCCGCACCGAGGTGATCGACGGCGTGCCGGTTTTCGGGCTCGCGCGGTTGCACTATTCTCCGGTGAGTGCCCTGGTCAAACGGCTTTTTGACCTGGTGATCTCGGTGCTGGTCATCCTGGTCTGCGCGCCGCTGGTTCTGCTGATCGGCATGGCAATCCGCCTCGAGACCCCGGGACCGGTGATCTTCAAGCACCTGCGCACCGGGAAAGGGGGCAAGTCGTTTCTGATCTGGAAGTTCCGGACGATGCATCTTGGCACCGATCCCTATGCCGTCCATCCGCAGGATCGCCGCGATCCGCGCATCACGCGTGTCGGCAGGGTGCTGCGGCGGACCAGCCTTGACGAGCTGCCGCAGTTCTGGAACGTCCTGCGCGGCGATATGAGCATCGTCGGCCCGCGCCCAGAGATGCCCTTCATCGTCGCGAACTATACCGAACTGCAGCGCGAGCGCCTCAATGTGCGCCCGGGGATCACCGGGCTCTGGCAGATCTCCGCCGACCGCGCAGTGCCGATCCACGAGAACATCGATCATGACCTTTTCTACATCCAGAACCAGTCGTTGCTGCTGGATTTGATCATCATCGCCAAAACCTTCTGGGTGGCTGTTGCGGGGCTGGGCAAATAG